From bacterium:
CCTTTTGACCTAAGGTTCTACTGTGCCATCCGTTTGCAACCAGACAGATTCCACGCCTTCGGCTTTGAATGACACCTGACGGTGTAGGGGGCTTCGCCCCCTGGCCCCCTTTTGGACACTCTGCGTGTGTATGGGGCTATGTCCCATGCCCCCTTTGGGTATGACGTATTCCCTATAACAATCACCACCCCCAACCAAACACAACGCAGTTGTGTCACTCAGAGCAAAGCGTGGAGTCTGTCTGGGAGGTGACCCCGTGCAATAAGCCATGCCAGAAGGAGATTGCCACGGGTACAAGGCATCCCACGCAATGACACTTATGGCTGATAAGACTCATTCCTTCGCCCCGGCTTTGCGAAGGAGGGTGATGATTTCTGTACAATTGTTCTTGATTGCCATACTGAGAGCAGTATTACCTTCAGCATCCTTGACATTGATATCCGCTTTCTTACTGATGAGAAGTTTTACGGATTCTACACTTCCCCACGATGACATGTAAATGAGCGGCGTCATTCCGTTAACATGCATTACGTTGATATCAGCGCCATTTTCGATAAGGAGCTTAAGAATCGCAGAATTTCCTTTTTGGGCTGCAATAATAAGTGAAGTAGAGCCATTATTAGCTTGAGCATTGACGTTCGCACCTTTCTCAATCAGAAGCTTTATAGCTTCACTGTTTCCTGAAAAGGTAGCTGTCATAAGCGCTGTTGAGCCGTAGGGCCCCTTCACATTGACATCAGCACCTTTCTCTATCAAGAGCTTTATTGCTTTCGCACGCCCGTAGAGTATCGCATCCATAAGCACTGAATAGCCCTTTTTGTTCTTAGCGTTGATGTCTGCACCTTTACTGAGCAGGGATACTATCACTTCAACATTCCCATCTTCTGCAGCTTGATGCAAAGTGGTGATGGGTTTTTTGCTATGGGAAGTATTTGCATACCACGTACAGATGATTCCCAACATAAAGGCTATTACAGTGAACGTGCATGCAATTATTAGAATTTTTGGAAAGTATTTCATCTCCTCTCCTCTCGTGTATATGTCTATTAAATAATTATACACAGAGGGATGAATCTCCTGCTTGCTATTTGGTATGGCTGCGAATTCTTCCTCTAGCATCTCGTAAACGGTTGACTTTGGGCTTGCGGGCGTTGTAAAGTAGGCATTTGAGACTTGGTGATTTGGAGGGGTTATGGCGATGAAGGCGATTGTGGCGGAAGCTGGGAATAAGGTTGCGATTTGGGATAATGTGCCGATGCCAGTACCGGGGCCTTATGAGGCGCTGATTAAGGTGACGGCGGCTAGTCTTTGCAATAGTACCGACCAGAAGATCTTGCATGGCGAGTTCTGCGGGCCTTTGCCCGGCATACTGGGGCATGAAGCTGTGGGGCGCGTGGTTGAAGTAGGGTCGAAGGTTCGGCTTTATAAGATAGGTGATTTAGTCACACGGCCTCGCGTGGGTGACTATCCTGAGATTGGGCTAAGAAGCTTGTTCGGGTCATTCGTTGAATACGGTTTGGCGCATGATGCACGTGCACAGGCGGAAGATGAAGGGAAGACCTTGTCTTATACGCCCGATCAGACGGTCGCTACACCCGATTGGGATGCGATGGCGCTGACCCAGTGCATCACACTCAAAGAGACGCTCTCATTTTTGCGTAATTGGAAGGTAGGGCCGGGGCATACAGTTCTTATTTATGGCACGGGGCCTGTTGGGGTGTCGTTCTCACTTTGGGCACAGTATCTTGGCTGCGATAAGGTGATTGTCGTTGGACGTCGTGATGAGGCGTGCCAGAGAGCGATTGACTTTGGCCGGGCAACCCACGCGATTAACAACGCAAAGCAAAGTGTTCCGCAGGCCGTTAGGGAGATTACCGGCGTTGGTGTGACCCATGCGATTGAGGCGATTGGGGAGAACTCAGTCCTACAAGACTGCTTGGATAGCCTTGCGCCGGGTGGGGAAGTGGGCATCTATGGCGTTCCTCCGGATAGCCAGGGACGTTCGCCGCTACTTGATGACCCTCGGGTTTCGTCCGTTGGTCCTAATGAGGCCACTGCGGATGCGGAGGTCTTGCCTTTAGTGAAGGCGGGCAAGATACCCGGTAAAGAGTTTGTTAGCCATACACTACACTTCACGGAAGCCGCTAAGGGCTTCGAGCTACTGGCCTCGAAGGAGGCCTTCAAAGTCGGATTACTATTTGATTAATGGAGAAATTATGAAATACAGAAAGTTTGGAAGGACCGGACTTCAGGTAAGTGAAGTCTCTCTCGGCTTCGCATTTACCTCGGAGCCAATCCCTGTTTTGACGATGGCATT
This genomic window contains:
- a CDS encoding ankyrin repeat domain-containing protein, with protein sequence MKYFPKILIIACTFTVIAFMLGIICTWYANTSHSKKPITTLHQAAEDGNVEVIVSLLSKGADINAKNKKGYSVLMDAILYGRAKAIKLLIEKGADVNVKGPYGSTALMTATFSGNSEAIKLLIEKGANVNAQANNGSTSLIIAAQKGNSAILKLLIENGADINVMHVNGMTPLIYMSSWGSVESVKLLISKKADINVKDAEGNTALSMAIKNNCTEIITLLRKAGAKE
- a CDS encoding zinc-binding dehydrogenase, which codes for MAMKAIVAEAGNKVAIWDNVPMPVPGPYEALIKVTAASLCNSTDQKILHGEFCGPLPGILGHEAVGRVVEVGSKVRLYKIGDLVTRPRVGDYPEIGLRSLFGSFVEYGLAHDARAQAEDEGKTLSYTPDQTVATPDWDAMALTQCITLKETLSFLRNWKVGPGHTVLIYGTGPVGVSFSLWAQYLGCDKVIVVGRRDEACQRAIDFGRATHAINNAKQSVPQAVREITGVGVTHAIEAIGENSVLQDCLDSLAPGGEVGIYGVPPDSQGRSPLLDDPRVSSVGPNEATADAEVLPLVKAGKIPGKEFVSHTLHFTEAAKGFELLASKEAFKVGLLFD